The Sphingobium aromaticiconvertens genome has a segment encoding these proteins:
- a CDS encoding IS5 family transposase (programmed frameshift): protein MDVPFLLSEAQMRRIEPYFPLSHGVPRVDDRRIVSGIIYVIKHGLMWRDAPKEYGPHKTIYNRFIRWSRLGVFNKIFAGLAAKGGKPDQLMIDATHLKAHRTAASLLKKGMFPRRIGRTKGGLNSKLHAVCDGKGRPLIMLLSEGQMSDYKGAALMIDAFPKAKVLLGDKGYDADWFRAALADRKITACIPSKGNRKVPIPHDTALYRQRHKVENMFGRIKDWRRIHTRYDRCAHTFMSAICIAATVIFWINQ, encoded by the exons ATGGATGTTCCGTTTCTGCTGAGTGAGGCGCAGATGCGCCGGATCGAGCCGTATTTTCCCTTGTCTCATGGGGTGCCAAGAGTGGATGATCGGCGGATAGTGTCTGGGATCATTTACGTCATCAAGCACGGGCTGATGTGGCGCGACGCGCCCAAGGAGTATGGCCCACACAAGACGATCTACAATCGTTTCATCCGCTGGAGCAGGCTCGGCGTGTTCAACAAAATCTTCGCTGGCTTGGCAGCAAAGGGCGGCAAGCCCGACCAGTTGATGATCGATGCAACCCACCTGAAAGCACACCGGACGGCGGCAAGCCTGCTTAAAAAGGGGATGT TTCCCCGACGTATCGGACGCACCAAAGGCGGCCTGAACTCCAAGCTACATGCCGTATGCGATGGCAAAGGCCGACCGCTCATCATGCTGCTCAGTGAAGGGCAGATGAGCGATTATAAGGGCGCTGCACTGATGATCGATGCCTTCCCGAAGGCAAAGGTCCTGCTGGGCGACAAGGGCTATGACGCCGACTGGTTCCGCGCGGCACTGGCCGACCGCAAGATCACGGCCTGCATCCCGTCAAAGGGGAACCGGAAAGTGCCCATTCCACACGACACGGCGCTCTATAGACAGCGGCACAAAGTCGAGAATATGTTCGGCAGGATCAAGGACTGGCGGCGCATCCACACGCGCTACGATCGTTGCGCCCATACCTTCATGTCCGCCATCTGCATCGCCGCGACCGTTATATTCTGGATCAATCAATGA